In the genome of Deinococcus sp. QL22, one region contains:
- a CDS encoding ATP-binding protein — protein sequence MDHTTVGVFGIGLFHKHAWTATDRAVLETTMHSLSLALERAAHARELTAQRDTLDARTLSLSAANEELEAFAYSVSHDSRTPVRHLTSFGQLLRKALGDRLDEKSARYLNIMDQAATRMTTLIDAILELSRTSQQPLRLRVVDLGAVVASVRALLEPEAVDRQVTWTVGPLPLVMGDLSLLRQVMENLFSNALKYTLPRTKAHVEVWAEEEGQDWRIFVRDNGVGFDAQYTHKLFGVFQRLHRQEEFEGNGVGLANVRRVITRHGGVVTAEGELDQGATFSFTLPKA from the coding sequence GTGGACCACACGACCGTAGGCGTTTTTGGGATCGGCCTGTTTCACAAGCATGCATGGACGGCCACCGACCGAGCGGTGTTGGAGACGACCATGCACAGTTTGAGCTTGGCGCTGGAACGCGCCGCGCATGCCCGAGAACTGACCGCCCAACGCGACACGCTCGACGCCCGCACCCTTTCGCTGAGTGCCGCCAACGAGGAACTGGAAGCGTTCGCCTACTCGGTCTCGCATGACTCGCGGACCCCCGTTCGGCATCTCACCAGTTTCGGTCAGCTGCTCCGCAAGGCGCTGGGCGACCGACTCGACGAAAAGTCGGCGCGGTATCTGAACATCATGGATCAAGCGGCAACCCGCATGACCACCCTGATTGACGCCATCCTGGAGCTGTCCCGCACCTCTCAGCAACCGTTGCGCTTACGGGTGGTGGATCTGGGAGCAGTTGTGGCCAGTGTTCGGGCCCTGCTCGAACCCGAAGCCGTTGACCGACAGGTGACGTGGACGGTCGGCCCCCTGCCGTTGGTCATGGGCGACTTGAGCCTGCTGCGCCAGGTGATGGAGAACCTGTTCTCTAACGCGCTGAAGTACACCTTGCCCCGCACGAAAGCGCACGTAGAAGTCTGGGCTGAAGAGGAAGGACAAGACTGGCGCATCTTCGTGCGGGACAATGGCGTTGGGTTTGATGCGCAGTACACCCACAAGCTGTTCGGGGTGTTTCAGCGGCTGCACCGCCAAGAGGAATTCGAAGGCAACGGCGTCGGACTGGCCAATGTGCGCCGGGTGATCACTCGGCACGGTGGGGTGGTGACCGCGGAGGGAGAATTGGATCAGGGCGCGACCTTCTCGTTCACGCTGCCCAAAGCCTAG
- a CDS encoding heavy-metal-associated domain-containing protein: MERIEFKVSEMSCTACVMTLEGLEEDLRGVQRVNADYRRQRVTVEYDGTHITASEIAAAIQALGYQPLPWPSPP; the protein is encoded by the coding sequence ATGGAACGCATTGAGTTTAAAGTCTCAGAGATGAGCTGCACCGCCTGCGTGATGACCTTGGAGGGGCTTGAGGAGGATCTCCGGGGCGTCCAGCGGGTGAACGCCGATTACCGGCGCCAACGCGTGACGGTCGAGTACGACGGCACACACATCACCGCAAGTGAGATTGCCGCTGCGATCCAGGCGTTGGGGTACCAACCGCTGCCTTGGCCCTCCCCACCTTGA
- a CDS encoding MerR family transcriptional regulator: MTNIADMPIGQLAALTGESVKALRYWTDFGLLTVERRASGYRHYPPEAAGQVRFIRSAQAAGFALDDIQRILASRQDGQKPCAHVKAELGAHLNTVRTQIAQLQEFEALLQAKVAWADDHPNPACDSAGCVYLDVPPAA; the protein is encoded by the coding sequence ATGACGAACATCGCTGACATGCCCATCGGCCAACTGGCTGCCTTAACGGGTGAGAGCGTCAAGGCGTTGCGCTACTGGACGGACTTCGGCCTCCTCACCGTGGAGCGCCGCGCCAGTGGCTACCGGCATTATCCCCCTGAAGCAGCCGGGCAAGTTCGTTTTATCCGTTCCGCACAAGCTGCCGGGTTCGCCCTGGACGACATTCAGCGGATTCTTGCCTCGCGTCAGGATGGGCAAAAACCCTGCGCGCACGTCAAGGCTGAACTCGGCGCACACCTCAACACCGTGCGCACGCAGATTGCTCAGCTCCAGGAGTTTGAAGCGCTGTTGCAAGCCAAGGTGGCCTGGGCGGACGACCATCCGAACCCAGCCTGCGATTCAGCAGGGTGTGTGTACCTGGACGTGCCCCCGGCCGCTTGA
- a CDS encoding DUF4142 domain-containing protein has translation MTKRESAVDTTDRRTVLGRLTAAGLGLGLLGLGIPARAGGAGMAMKAGMTEKDFRMGVIGPATLSRMVSQLAVERATQANAREFARFELREAIAVTTVLKELKTPVPPMDAKARATLTKIETAAPGLDFDRAYVTAQYENHVFLRDLATTYLANTTPSEPTFPEQQGRHLATLALNQFTEHVELTARILRELGS, from the coding sequence ATGACCAAGCGTGAATCTGCTGTTGACACCACCGATCGCCGCACCGTTCTGGGACGCCTGACCGCCGCCGGTCTAGGCCTGGGCCTGCTGGGTCTGGGTATTCCCGCGCGGGCTGGCGGCGCTGGCATGGCCATGAAAGCCGGGATGACGGAAAAGGACTTCCGCATGGGCGTGATCGGGCCAGCCACCCTCTCCAGGATGGTCAGTCAGCTGGCGGTGGAGCGGGCCACCCAGGCGAACGCCCGCGAGTTCGCCCGCTTCGAGCTGCGGGAGGCTATCGCCGTGACCACGGTGCTGAAGGAACTGAAGACCCCGGTGCCGCCGATGGACGCTAAGGCGCGGGCCACTCTGACGAAGATTGAAACGGCGGCGCCAGGACTGGACTTCGACCGGGCTTACGTCACGGCCCAGTACGAGAATCACGTCTTCCTACGTGACCTGGCCACGACGTACCTGGCCAACACCACCCCGAGCGAGCCCACCTTCCCCGAGCAGCAGGGGCGGCACCTGGCCACGCTGGCTTTGAATCAGTTCACCGAACACGTCGAGCTCACGGCCCGTATCCTGCGCGAACTGGGGAGCTGA
- a CDS encoding response regulator transcription factor — MNTVLVVDDEPSVRKVAAAYLEREGFRVQTAADGLDGLRQAEAGGLALVVLDVMLPRMNGLEVCKRLRASSNVPVILLTARGEEFDRVLGLELGADDYVVKPFSPRELVARIKAILRRTAGEAAPLPVVYGDLRIDPVTRRVSLAGQPLELSALEFDLLHELAKAPGRVFTRNELITRVWGEDFPGVDRVVDVHMVSLRRHLGESGQSPRFIQAVRGVGYRFGRAE, encoded by the coding sequence ATGAACACAGTGTTGGTGGTGGACGACGAACCCAGCGTGCGCAAAGTCGCTGCGGCGTACCTGGAACGCGAAGGATTTCGGGTTCAGACTGCCGCAGACGGCCTGGACGGTCTCCGTCAGGCCGAAGCCGGCGGGCTGGCGCTCGTGGTGCTCGACGTCATGCTGCCCCGGATGAACGGCCTAGAGGTCTGTAAGCGCCTCCGGGCCTCGTCGAACGTGCCGGTCATCTTGCTCACTGCCCGGGGAGAAGAATTCGACCGGGTTCTTGGCTTGGAACTCGGTGCGGACGATTACGTCGTGAAACCGTTCAGCCCCCGGGAATTGGTGGCCAGGATCAAGGCCATCCTGCGCCGCACGGCCGGCGAAGCCGCTCCGTTACCGGTGGTCTACGGCGACTTGCGAATCGATCCGGTCACCCGCAGGGTCAGTCTGGCCGGGCAGCCCCTCGAGTTGAGCGCGCTGGAATTTGACCTGTTGCACGAACTGGCCAAAGCGCCTGGACGGGTTTTCACGCGCAACGAGCTGATCACCCGCGTGTGGGGCGAAGACTTTCCGGGCGTTGACCGTGTGGTGGACGTTCATATGGTGAGTCTCCGGCGACACCTCGGGGAATCCGGGCAGTCGCCCCGGTTCATTCAGGCCGTGCGGGGGGTGGGCTACCGCTTTGGCCGCGCGGAGTAA
- a CDS encoding alpha/beta fold hydrolase: MRPRLLLASLSAVISSTALAGGGTMPRQEGMLDVNGAQIHYVSVGTGIPMLLLHGYPLSGELFARNRDALAAADYRVITIDHRGYGQSVAPASDAGSLKTYALDALAVMDQLNVPQAIIGGMSMGGPITFEMWRTAPGRFLGMILIDTLANPAGIVEQNIWKGMAQKASTFGPQSLAPELLKDMLTGDTRARRPADALFLTGIVSQASVAGDVAGATVLATRPDSIPTLKTITVPTLILEGLEDTVYPPEFSVKMQQNIAGSKLVIVPGAAHAAIYEKAGAMNAAIIAWAKSIR; the protein is encoded by the coding sequence ATGAGACCCCGACTGCTGCTGGCCTCCCTGTCTGCTGTGATCTCCTCGACCGCACTCGCTGGCGGCGGCACCATGCCCCGGCAGGAGGGGATGCTGGACGTGAATGGGGCGCAGATCCACTACGTGTCGGTTGGTACAGGCATCCCGATGCTGCTGCTGCACGGCTATCCATTGAGCGGCGAGCTCTTCGCCCGTAACCGCGACGCTCTGGCAGCGGCCGATTACCGTGTGATCACCATCGACCACCGCGGGTACGGCCAGAGCGTGGCCCCAGCGAGTGATGCCGGCAGCCTCAAGACCTACGCCCTGGACGCCTTGGCCGTCATGGATCAATTGAATGTCCCCCAAGCGATCATCGGCGGCATGAGCATGGGCGGGCCCATCACCTTTGAAATGTGGCGCACCGCGCCGGGGCGCTTCCTGGGGATGATCCTGATCGACACGCTGGCCAATCCCGCCGGGATCGTCGAGCAGAACATCTGGAAAGGCATGGCGCAGAAGGCGAGTACCTTCGGCCCCCAGTCACTGGCGCCCGAACTGCTCAAGGACATGCTGACCGGCGACACCCGCGCACGCCGGCCAGCCGACGCCCTGTTCCTGACCGGCATTGTGAGTCAGGCCAGTGTGGCCGGAGACGTGGCAGGCGCAACCGTGCTGGCGACTCGACCGGACTCCATTCCCACCTTGAAGACCATCACAGTGCCCACGCTGATCTTGGAGGGGCTGGAAGACACCGTCTACCCGCCGGAGTTCTCGGTGAAGATGCAGCAGAACATCGCGGGCTCCAAGCTGGTGATCGTTCCTGGGGCCGCGCACGCGGCCATCTACGAGAAGGCCGGCGCCATGAACGCCGCCATCATCGCCTGGGCCAAGTCGATCCGCTGA
- a CDS encoding sulfite exporter TauE/SafE family protein, with protein MIDLVVPFVTGLTAGGLSCLAVQGGLLTTSMAQRVEQDQRESGPHRVTAEPIVLFLVAKLLAYTLLGALLGALGSFLALTPLMQGALQFAAGVFMIGNALRLLNVHPIFRYFALEPPKGVTRFIRRRSKRPGDAATPAFLGALTVLIPCGVTQTMMALAIATGDAWSGAAVMFAFTLGASPLFFTLAYLATRLGQRLERVFLQLVAGVSLVLGVSALMGALTLLGVGTPNSLQANAAVTPTATPRGPATDTLEVQVVDRGYVPGVLYAKAGVPVTLTLVTQNSAGCARAFTIPRLGVREILPETGRVVVHLPPQRPGTLPFACSMGMYGGQIQFQ; from the coding sequence GTGATTGATCTTGTGGTGCCCTTCGTCACCGGGCTGACGGCCGGTGGCCTAAGTTGCCTGGCCGTGCAAGGTGGCCTGCTCACCACCTCCATGGCGCAGCGTGTGGAGCAAGACCAGCGGGAGTCAGGCCCGCACCGGGTGACCGCCGAACCGATCGTGCTGTTCCTGGTAGCCAAATTACTGGCCTATACCCTGCTCGGCGCCTTGCTGGGCGCCCTGGGTTCGTTTCTCGCGCTGACGCCCCTGATGCAGGGGGCGCTGCAGTTCGCCGCAGGCGTGTTCATGATCGGCAACGCCCTGCGGCTACTGAATGTCCACCCCATCTTCCGGTACTTCGCGCTCGAGCCTCCCAAAGGGGTGACGCGCTTCATCCGCCGGCGCTCAAAACGTCCAGGGGACGCGGCGACACCAGCCTTCCTTGGGGCACTGACGGTGCTGATCCCCTGTGGGGTAACGCAGACCATGATGGCGCTCGCCATTGCCACAGGAGACGCGTGGAGCGGAGCAGCGGTGATGTTCGCCTTTACACTCGGCGCATCGCCCCTGTTTTTTACCCTGGCATACCTCGCGACGCGGCTCGGACAGCGGCTGGAGCGTGTCTTCTTGCAACTGGTGGCAGGCGTGTCGCTGGTACTCGGTGTGTCTGCCCTGATGGGAGCGCTGACCCTGCTCGGCGTTGGCACTCCAAATTCCCTTCAGGCGAACGCGGCGGTCACCCCCACGGCGACTCCACGTGGGCCTGCCACGGACACCCTCGAAGTTCAGGTGGTCGATCGCGGATACGTTCCAGGGGTGCTATACGCCAAGGCAGGCGTTCCCGTGACCCTCACGCTCGTTACCCAGAACTCCGCCGGGTGCGCGCGGGCGTTTACCATTCCCCGACTGGGCGTCCGGGAGATCTTGCCGGAAACAGGACGCGTGGTCGTTCACTTGCCGCCACAACGTCCTGGCACCCTGCCCTTCGCCTGCTCGATGGGGATGTACGGGGGCCAGATTCAATTTCAGTAG
- a CDS encoding sigma factor, translating into MAAALDPDFLPMPWVGGSDAELLCALALRDEDALRELHRRYAPAVYALAHRTQVANLDQGVQDAFLAIWRHAECHSRSCLDARTWMLILAHRSLRPA; encoded by the coding sequence ATGGCGGCCGCACTTGACCCTGACTTCCTGCCCATGCCCTGGGTAGGGGGCTCGGATGCTGAGCTGCTGTGTGCGCTGGCGCTCCGGGACGAAGACGCGCTGCGGGAACTGCACCGCCGCTACGCCCCGGCAGTGTACGCCCTGGCCCATAGAACTCAGGTCGCCAATCTCGATCAGGGCGTTCAGGACGCCTTCCTGGCGATCTGGCGGCACGCGGAGTGCCACTCCCGGAGCTGCTTAGACGCCCGCACCTGGATGCTGATCCTGGCCCACCGGTCACTTCGCCCAGCATGA
- a CDS encoding (2Fe-2S)-binding protein, which translates to MTLSDCCAPQPSSTQASCPTCACSGKSVPLVTLKALLTPAALATLDPAETYRFCADVACEVVYFSSTATYGQADVKVPVFQKDERGTTPVCYCFGHTRAGLEQAHREGQAQAIPQSIQAHIRAGRCGCEVNNPQGSCCLGNVNRTLTVLRDARHA; encoded by the coding sequence ATGACCCTTTCCGACTGCTGTGCCCCCCAGCCCAGCTCGACCCAAGCCAGCTGTCCGACGTGTGCCTGCTCTGGAAAGTCCGTGCCGCTGGTCACCCTCAAGGCCCTGCTGACTCCCGCGGCCTTGGCCACCCTTGATCCCGCTGAGACCTACCGCTTCTGCGCAGACGTGGCCTGTGAAGTGGTGTATTTCAGTTCCACAGCGACTTACGGTCAGGCGGATGTGAAAGTACCCGTTTTTCAGAAAGACGAGCGTGGCACGACCCCGGTCTGCTACTGCTTCGGCCACACGCGCGCCGGTCTTGAGCAGGCGCACCGGGAAGGCCAGGCCCAGGCCATTCCCCAGTCCATTCAGGCGCACATCCGGGCAGGCCGCTGCGGATGCGAAGTAAACAATCCCCAGGGAAGCTGCTGCCTCGGGAACGTCAACCGAACCCTGACTGTCCTCCGGGATGCCCGCCATGCCTGA
- a CDS encoding cell wall metabolism sensor histidine kinase WalK, with product MITLAATTMIVIAEWTAPLFYRGHIDEMVQMFGITDIPAMRRQLSQGFTGAFGSALIVAGTVTLVVALIVSAFVSRQILRSVQRVSHASTRIAAGHYAERLPELGQDELGELTSSFNRMAEALEATETRRRELIGTVAHELRTPLTGMRGLTEGLLDGVFQIEDAGPDILREIRRLERLTQDLSLVTQAEARVIPVTLVPVSLAAQARTACAQFERPFVSKALTLTLEVAQDVQVSADPDRLTQVLVNLLSNALRHTHQGGVTVWVGRHGKAGRVEVRDTGEGIAPRDLPHVFERFYRADSSRARDATESVGAGVGLTVSQHLMEAMGGAIHVISTEGQGTSFSVSLPLVT from the coding sequence GTGATCACGCTCGCTGCCACGACCATGATCGTCATCGCGGAGTGGACGGCGCCCCTGTTCTACAGGGGGCACATTGACGAAATGGTGCAGATGTTCGGGATCACTGACATTCCCGCGATGCGCCGGCAACTATCCCAAGGCTTTACCGGAGCCTTCGGAAGCGCGTTGATTGTCGCGGGTACCGTCACGCTCGTCGTGGCGTTGATCGTCAGCGCGTTCGTCAGTCGCCAGATCCTGCGGTCTGTGCAGCGCGTGAGCCATGCCAGCACGCGCATTGCCGCTGGCCATTACGCGGAGCGTCTGCCGGAATTGGGCCAGGATGAGCTGGGAGAACTCACCAGCAGTTTCAACCGGATGGCCGAAGCCCTCGAAGCGACCGAGACGCGCCGCCGGGAGCTGATCGGCACCGTCGCGCACGAATTGCGCACCCCCCTGACGGGCATGCGGGGGCTGACCGAGGGGTTACTGGACGGTGTGTTCCAGATTGAAGACGCCGGGCCGGACATCCTCCGGGAGATTCGGCGCCTGGAGCGACTCACCCAGGATTTGTCGCTCGTCACACAAGCCGAGGCGCGGGTGATTCCCGTGACCCTGGTTCCCGTCTCCCTGGCCGCTCAGGCGCGCACCGCGTGCGCCCAGTTCGAGCGGCCGTTCGTGAGCAAGGCCCTGACGCTCACGCTAGAGGTGGCCCAGGACGTCCAGGTGTCTGCTGATCCTGACCGCTTGACGCAGGTGCTGGTCAACCTGCTGTCCAACGCGCTCCGCCACACGCATCAGGGCGGGGTCACGGTGTGGGTAGGCCGTCATGGAAAGGCAGGACGGGTCGAGGTTCGGGACACGGGGGAAGGCATCGCGCCGAGAGACTTGCCTCACGTGTTTGAACGTTTTTACCGCGCTGATTCGTCGCGCGCTCGCGACGCCACCGAAAGTGTGGGAGCCGGGGTGGGCTTAACCGTGTCCCAGCACCTGATGGAAGCCATGGGAGGCGCCATTCACGTGATCAGCACTGAGGGGCAAGGCACGTCCTTCAGCGTCAGCCTGCCGCTCGTGACCTAG
- a CDS encoding GAF domain-containing protein, translated as MSFPLGTSAQPSLNERLQDVTHALAASTTVHGVFDILLTSALETVDAATGAVLLVTPEGDQLELAHSRGFTPDVPTIWKDGPLDSSVPAGEALLKQTALFFEHQEALMRAYPDLQERVGAPPPVATAVLPMFENQQSLGLIVLDFTEPHHFTQEERFFLRTLSTQCGIALGRARLMADLQQQVEERTQQVARGIHAQDAFIAFTEAVGTETEVPLLAQHSVTVLDQRFPGNTTGYYEREGEHWKLRVQSENLAENPELLAQLRAGLPLETPIFATTLRTHAPVFVNAWDAQRGQVEHTDMYHAVATYPFLRQGEVQAVLAIGLKEQQYWTPSDRALFLAVCRGLSLALDRADQVEQVQHRNRALEAFAQLAQDFMFETERVPLVRRAQEIVLSLLPSGYAAYYEPEGEVWRCQSQVGELRNDALQALVDAGLPAESPTLRQPFETG; from the coding sequence ATGTCCTTCCCTCTCGGCACGTCTGCGCAGCCCTCACTGAATGAGCGGCTGCAAGACGTGACCCATGCCCTCGCCGCGTCCACGACCGTCCACGGCGTCTTCGACATCCTGCTCACTTCCGCCTTGGAAACCGTAGACGCCGCCACTGGAGCCGTCTTGTTGGTCACCCCTGAAGGTGACCAACTGGAACTGGCCCACAGCCGCGGGTTTACCCCGGATGTCCCCACCATCTGGAAAGACGGGCCGCTGGACAGCAGTGTCCCCGCTGGCGAAGCCTTGCTCAAGCAGACTGCCCTGTTCTTTGAGCATCAAGAGGCCCTGATGCGGGCCTATCCTGATCTCCAAGAGCGGGTGGGCGCACCGCCTCCGGTAGCCACGGCGGTGCTGCCCATGTTCGAGAACCAGCAGTCCCTGGGCTTGATCGTGCTGGATTTCACGGAGCCGCATCACTTCACCCAGGAGGAGCGCTTTTTCCTGCGCACCCTGAGCACCCAGTGCGGCATCGCCTTAGGCCGCGCCCGCCTGATGGCCGACTTGCAGCAGCAAGTCGAAGAGCGCACCCAGCAGGTGGCCAGAGGAATCCACGCCCAGGACGCTTTCATCGCCTTTACCGAAGCGGTGGGCACCGAGACGGAAGTGCCCCTGCTGGCGCAGCACAGCGTCACTGTGTTAGATCAGCGCTTTCCCGGCAACACCACCGGCTACTACGAACGAGAGGGAGAGCACTGGAAGCTGCGGGTGCAGAGTGAAAATTTAGCCGAAAACCCAGAGCTGCTTGCGCAGTTACGGGCCGGTTTGCCCCTGGAGACCCCGATATTTGCCACCACGCTCCGCACCCACGCTCCTGTCTTCGTGAACGCTTGGGACGCTCAGCGGGGACAGGTGGAACACACCGACATGTACCACGCGGTGGCCACCTACCCCTTCCTACGGCAGGGCGAGGTGCAGGCGGTACTGGCGATCGGCCTCAAGGAGCAGCAGTACTGGACGCCCAGTGACCGTGCCTTGTTTCTGGCCGTGTGCCGGGGGCTGAGCCTGGCCCTTGACCGCGCAGATCAGGTGGAGCAGGTGCAGCACCGCAACCGGGCCCTGGAAGCCTTTGCACAGCTGGCCCAAGACTTTATGTTCGAAACCGAGCGCGTCCCGTTGGTGCGCCGGGCCCAGGAGATTGTGCTGTCCTTATTACCGTCTGGGTACGCGGCGTATTACGAACCTGAAGGCGAAGTCTGGCGCTGCCAGTCTCAAGTGGGAGAGTTGAGGAATGACGCACTCCAGGCCTTGGTGGACGCTGGACTTCCCGCTGAAAGCCCGACGCTCCGTCAGCCCTTCGAGACCGGTTAA
- a CDS encoding WD40 repeat domain-containing protein has product MRSFAHAVLCSVLIASPVDAASIPQLPPPHLVVGEGRTSSVALSPDGTLLLSGGARRLLRDPGTGRLMRALAAEDCLSQAVMFSPDGLLAAANCSGVPDTIRVWNVATGEVVGRHAYLRYQFKFSLSRTGHLLSVNEGTVSAVLARGEAAPVVLARGEDAEVAPDGSTFVVVQDGKLHLHDAATGARKTLSAASGQPVFSADSRFVAVRAGGGWQLVDLQTSLVTQLAIGEADVMALSAGARTLLLAVGDKERDPQLALQERVGTLNPQPLSPAISAVNFGWRQAAWSADGQRLWVAVPQGLFRVEVKTRQAQAVKLTIFRQNQGAVVTAGQHAFVNLDEGAVVGVNLTTGQVTGTYGRGGAALPVSATNKELLTLEAGRLLLWNLKGGDPRLLLKNVTVAASQGSTVVALTKNALYRFQGASWTPQKWALRQPMPYDWLSLNAGGDRLLAGYVGMEGSTTDLITLSGEQARVKLLSEVGIPARLSPDGTRAAWLQADRVELTDVTSSKVLWIAPGQTRAGRFTPDGTRLVIARYDGTVVVHDVASGRVMQTLSGNGGWADSLAFTAGGQLVTLGVEGTVRVWKLGR; this is encoded by the coding sequence ATGCGTTCCTTCGCACACGCTGTGCTGTGTTCTGTATTGATCGCGTCCCCAGTGGATGCGGCGTCCATTCCACAGCTCCCACCCCCACACCTCGTGGTGGGTGAAGGCCGCACCTCCTCGGTGGCCCTGTCCCCGGACGGAACGCTGTTGCTCAGCGGCGGGGCCCGGCGTCTGCTGCGTGACCCGGGAACTGGCCGGCTCATGCGGGCACTCGCAGCGGAAGACTGTCTCTCACAGGCGGTCATGTTCTCACCGGACGGCCTACTCGCCGCGGCCAACTGCTCGGGAGTTCCCGACACGATTCGGGTATGGAATGTCGCGACGGGTGAGGTCGTGGGCCGTCACGCGTACTTGCGTTACCAGTTCAAATTCAGCCTCAGCCGCACGGGCCACCTGCTGAGCGTCAATGAGGGAACGGTCTCCGCTGTGCTCGCCCGTGGAGAAGCAGCGCCCGTCGTCCTCGCCCGTGGAGAGGATGCAGAGGTGGCCCCGGACGGAAGCACCTTTGTGGTTGTGCAGGACGGCAAGCTGCACCTGCACGACGCTGCAACCGGCGCACGGAAGACGCTCAGCGCCGCGTCTGGACAGCCCGTCTTCTCGGCGGACAGCAGGTTCGTGGCGGTGAGGGCAGGAGGCGGTTGGCAACTGGTAGACTTGCAGACTTCTCTCGTGACCCAGCTCGCCATCGGTGAGGCGGACGTCATGGCCCTGTCCGCGGGTGCCCGAACGCTGCTGTTGGCGGTAGGCGACAAGGAGAGAGACCCACAACTGGCCCTCCAGGAGCGCGTGGGGACTTTGAACCCGCAGCCGCTCTCACCCGCGATCAGCGCCGTGAACTTCGGGTGGCGTCAGGCGGCCTGGTCTGCGGACGGCCAGCGCCTCTGGGTGGCCGTCCCCCAGGGCCTGTTCCGGGTCGAAGTCAAGACTAGACAGGCTCAGGCGGTGAAGCTGACGATCTTCAGACAGAATCAGGGGGCAGTGGTCACGGCAGGACAGCATGCTTTCGTGAATCTCGACGAGGGAGCGGTGGTGGGCGTGAATCTCACCACGGGGCAGGTGACGGGAACCTATGGCCGGGGTGGGGCGGCCCTGCCGGTCAGCGCGACGAACAAGGAACTGTTGACCCTCGAAGCAGGACGCCTGCTGCTGTGGAACCTGAAGGGGGGCGACCCTCGCCTGCTCCTGAAGAACGTGACTGTTGCCGCAAGCCAGGGAAGCACCGTAGTGGCTCTGACGAAAAACGCTTTGTACCGCTTTCAGGGCGCGTCCTGGACGCCACAAAAATGGGCGCTGCGCCAACCGATGCCCTACGATTGGCTCTCGCTCAATGCCGGAGGAGATCGACTCCTCGCTGGTTACGTGGGGATGGAAGGCTCGACCACCGATCTCATCACCCTGAGCGGTGAACAGGCGCGCGTGAAGCTTCTGTCTGAGGTGGGCATCCCGGCGCGGCTGTCTCCGGACGGAACGCGCGCCGCCTGGCTCCAGGCGGACAGGGTAGAACTGACGGACGTGACGAGTAGTAAGGTGCTGTGGATCGCTCCTGGGCAGACCCGTGCAGGACGGTTCACCCCTGATGGGACGCGTCTGGTGATTGCGCGGTACGACGGCACGGTGGTCGTTCACGATGTGGCGTCGGGACGCGTCATGCAGACCCTGTCTGGCAATGGGGGGTGGGCGGACTCCCTGGCGTTTACGGCGGGCGGACAGCTCGTGACACTGGGCGTCGAGGGCACGGTGCGCGTGTGGAAGCTCGGGCGCTGA
- the merB gene encoding organomercurial lyase, whose protein sequence is MPDTSAVPAHLRALLDCYEGQMPEAMLRDFVMFTPTPHVIQTQNGVRIYTRCALDTFLAAWILDENIDIETTPPGQTQSLKLAVRSGQLQAPTEALMALPTQPETQTSADVHRSFCPYTLVFSGIKSYQVWSATAPVPTTPVTLQNAFQLAHTLIDRLTHLHTLNGTAGVRCC, encoded by the coding sequence ATGCCTGATACCTCGGCTGTTCCCGCGCACCTCAGGGCACTTCTGGACTGCTATGAAGGCCAAATGCCAGAAGCGATGCTGCGCGACTTCGTGATGTTCACGCCCACACCGCACGTGATCCAGACCCAGAACGGTGTTCGCATCTACACCCGCTGTGCGCTGGACACTTTCCTCGCAGCCTGGATTCTTGACGAGAACATCGACATTGAAACCACACCTCCAGGCCAAACCCAGTCCCTCAAGCTCGCCGTCCGCAGCGGTCAGCTGCAAGCCCCCACAGAAGCCCTCATGGCCCTCCCCACACAGCCAGAAACTCAGACGAGTGCTGACGTCCACCGAAGTTTCTGTCCGTACACACTCGTGTTCTCTGGCATAAAGAGCTATCAGGTCTGGAGCGCTACCGCGCCCGTCCCGACCACTCCTGTGACCCTCCAGAACGCCTTCCAGCTCGCCCACACCCTCATTGATCGGCTCACCCACCTGCACACCCTAAACGGGACAGCAGGTGTCCGATGCTGCTAA